The Corylus avellana chromosome ca8, CavTom2PMs-1.0 genome has a segment encoding these proteins:
- the LOC132189525 gene encoding uncharacterized protein LOC132189525, whose product MSVTAGVSDTIIAIRDKLRGKIGQTKVKRYWPGRAPEWADDAHEDGDIQLDRVAALEQAFPRQEDSHIVKKDDARLRRLAESKIDNREEVRADHRRIRQAEIVSTIEEEARRQERLDLEEDDADALEERRRRIKEKLLQREQEEAVFPEEEEEEVEEEEEEESEYETDSEEEHTGIAMVKPVFVPKSERDTIAERERLEAEERAVEESKKKRLEERKVETKQIVVEEIRKDEEIQKNLEMEANIADVDTDDEINEAEEYEAWKVREVARIKRDREDREAMVKEKEEIEKVRNMTEEERREWERKNPKAAPLPKQKWRFMQKYYHKGAFFQADSDDHAATAGTDGIFTRDFSAPTGEDKMDKTILPKVMQVKHFGRSGRTKWTHLVNEDTTDWNNPWTYNDPLRAKYNAKMAGMNADISKPKGSKKLKDWESR is encoded by the exons ATGTCGGTGACAGCAGGTGTTAGTGATACTATAATTGCCATTAGGGATAAGCTTAGAGGGAAAATTGGGCAAACAAAAGTTAAAAGGTATTGGCCTGGTAGAGCTCCTGAATGGGCAGATGATGCCCATGAAGATGGGGATATCCAGTTGGATAGGGTGGCTGCCCTGGAACAAGCATTCCCGAGGCAGGAAGACTCACATATTGTTAAGAAGGATGATGCTAGGCTGCGCCGTTTGGCAGAGAGTAAGATAGATAATCGTGAGGAAGTGAGAGCTGATCATCGGCGCATCCGACAAGCAGAGATTGTTTCAACAATTGAGGAGGAAGCTAGAAGGCAAGAAAGGTTAGATCTGGAGGAAGATGATGCAGATGCTTTGGaggaaaggagaagaagaattaAGGAGAAGTTGCTTCAGAGAGAGCAGGAAGAGGCTGTATttccagaagaagaagaggaggaggtagaagaggaagaggaagaggaatcTGAGTATGAGACTGACTCAGAGGAAGAACATACAGGCATTGCAATGGTTAAGCCGGTCTTCGTTCCCAAGTCAGAGAGGGATACCATTGCTGAGCGTGAGCGTCTTGAGGCTGAAGAAAGGGCTGTTGAGGAATCTAAGAAGAAGAGACTGGAGGAGAGGAAGGTGGAGACAAAACAGATTGTGGTTGAAGAGATCCGAAAGGACGAAGAGATTCAAAAGAATTTGGAAATGGAGGCAAATATTGCTGATGTGGATACTGATGATGAAATTAATGAGGCAGAGGAGTATGAAGCTTGGAAGGTGAGGGAGGTGGCTAGGATCAAGAGGGATAGGGAGGATCGCGAGGCGATGGTGAAGGAGAAGGAAGAGATTGAGAAGGTCAGAAACATGACAGAGGAAGAGAGGAGGGAGTGGGAGAGGAAGAATCCAAAAGCTGCTCCACTGCCAAAGCAGAAATGGAGGTTCATGCAGAAATATTACCACAAGGGTGCATTCTTCCAAGCAGATTCTGATGATCATGCTGCAACCGCTGGAACAGATGGTATTTTCACTCGGGATTTCTCTGCTCCGACTGGAGAAGATAAGATGGACAAGACAATATTGCCTAAGGTCATGCAGGTTAAGCACTTCGGTCGTAGTGGAAGGACAAAATGGACACATCTTGTCAATGAGGACACAACTGACTGGAACAATCC GTGGACCTACAACGATCCTCTTCGAGCCAAGTACAATGCAAAAATGGCTGGAATGAATGCGGATATATCGAAACCTAAAGGAAGCAAGAAATTGAAGGATTGGGAGTCTCGTTAA
- the LOC132190961 gene encoding uncharacterized protein LOC132190961, producing the protein MRCLGQRSYRSYSELGFKEKGENSSDGDETASSGLNILELKGSLTDGKNSTRGEESVEQSELLKFERWAEKRETNDAEVKYSGKASDQNSKRFKLGLRLGALGGHHILGGFVCASEAKFAFRRIRKFSSCGRKPGTDIRWRKKA; encoded by the exons ATGAGGTGTTTGGGCCAAAGGAGTTACAGGTCTTACAGCGAATTGGGTTTCAAGGAGAAAGGAGAAAATAGCTCCGACGGGGATGAAACGGCGTCTTCAGGTTTGAATATCCTTGAATTGAAAGGTTCTTTGACGGATGGGAAGAATAGTACAAGGGGCGAGGAAAGTGTAGAACAGAGTGAATTGTTGAAGTTTGAAAGATGGGCCGAGAAAAGGGAGACAAATGATGCGGAGGTCAAATATAGTGGCAAAGCAAGTGATCAGAATTCGAAGCGCTTTAAGCTTGGGCTTCGTCTCGGAGCTTTGGGTGGACACCACATCT TGGGTGGTTTTGTTTGTGCAAGTGAGGCCAAGTTTGCTTTCCGGAGAATCAGAAAGTTTTCTTCTTGTGGACGTAAACCAG GAACAGATATTCGTTGGCGAAAGAAAGCGTAA
- the LOC132190962 gene encoding zinc finger BED domain-containing protein RICESLEEPER 2-like: MLEVAEKYRRAFELLQEEDGPLMRYLNRSVGGRKGLGPPKEDDWNNVRHFVQFLKVFYDVTMKISGSLYSSVNLFFQQLCSVHRQVLNYVGSLDPLVSAMARQMKVKYDKYWGTFEKINWLLFVTVVLDPWYKLVAFEYWCQMNLSQEMAKNLVDKVKEDINNIFDLYVGTRGNVPMMSVNDEVQSQEAPHCHASTSSECVSFDDDSFLSEFHSFRASRNLMDCKTEIEQYCLEDVESPSITFDILNWWKVNSTKFLILSEVARDVLAILVTTVTSESAFSTGGRVLDPFRSSLAPKTVEALVCTQNWLRSSPVSLRDTFLSKVDDGESYKLDLEIMSNIINVDEAD, from the exons ATGTTGGAGGTAGCAGAGAAGTATAGAAGGGCATTTGAGCTTTTGCAAGAGGAAGATGGGCCTCTTATGCGTTATTTAAATCGATCTGTTGGAGGAAGAAAGGGGTTGGGGCCTCCTAAAGAGGATGATTGGAACAATGTTCGTCATTTTGTACAATTTTTGAAGGTCTTTTATGATGTCACTATGAAAATTTCTGGTTCATTGTATTCATCTGTAAACTTGTTTTTCCAACAACTTTGTAGTGTTCATAGGCAAGTGCTAAATTATGTTGGAAGTCTTGATCCTTTGGTGAGTGCTATGGCTAGGCAAATGAAagtaaaatatgacaaatattGGGGGACCTTTGAGAAAATAAACTGGTTGTTATTTGTGACAGTTGTTCTTGATCCTTGGTACAAGCTAGTTGCTTTTGAATATTGGTGTCAAATGAACCTTTCACAAGAGATGGCGAAAAATCTTGTTGATAAAGTGAAGGAGgacataaataatatatttgacCTATATGTGGGCACTAGGGGAAATGTGCCAATGATGAGTGTCAATGATGAGGTACAAAGTCAAGAGGCTCCACATTGTCATGCTTCAACATCATCCGAGTGCGTTTCATTCGACGATGACTCTTTCTTGAGTGAGTTTCATTCATTCCGAGCATCAAGAAATTTGATGGATTGTAAAACTGAGATAGAGCAATATTGTTTGGAGGATGTTGAATCACCAAGTATAACCTTTGATATTTTGAATTGGTGGAAAGTTAATTCAACAAAGTTTCTGATCCTCTCCGAGGTAGCGCGGGATGTGTTGGCCATTCTAGTTACCACAGTTACCTCAGAATCAGCATTTAGCACCGGAGGTCGTGTGCTTGATCCATTTAGGAGTTCTTTGGCTCCAAAAACAGTTGAGGCACTTGTATGTACGCAAAATTGGTTGAGATCTTCTCCCGTTAGTTTGCGTGACACATTCTTGTCTAAGGTTGATGATGGCGAGAGCTACAAGCTAGATTTAG AAATTATGTCCAATATTATTAATGTTGACGAGGCCGATTAA